From Coffea arabica cultivar ET-39 chromosome 2e, Coffea Arabica ET-39 HiFi, whole genome shotgun sequence, the proteins below share one genomic window:
- the LOC113731150 gene encoding uncharacterized protein, with amino-acid sequence MDSSKEDPNKLSSSLQDPTPTQPLLSKPYPPPLDHPASPVPATLRPTTSQPSDDHSQLLQISYNYGPRPFKDWPFLLLFSLLILATFAFGIFASVHRNPHHSQVSSFFYNSTSSTCALLEVTQPSFFSNPISINALKSSVLKSLIWTLVITLILSVPFVLFVLLLLKHYTKQLVYISLPFFVIVPVFLDIYWFVACHVSSRCSEALPLAYRILIFVFILLIIGVVIWIFVVNWHRIELTINIIGVAANGLWQNLGLFGVLPGLTSGLFLYYAPIVVFLVFARFNGKIVPKEKNGEYYCVWKQDGWVPAYYALAILTMLWSATAMIEAQVYVISGTIAQWYFSKDYDRPKKSLRSALRNAFGPSSGTVCLSGLLVGVVRFVRAMVDNARNEDASGIVNLILRCCVNALMAAFDFLNKFTINFAAITGEAYCTSARMTYELLKRNLLSAAFVETVSTRVLAGIIFVLSVLYAIVVCLIVRAVGHLGVEAYFVAAMAWLLLLVVLGFFVHVLDNVIDTVYVCYAIDRDKGDVCKQEVHEVYVHLPISRSQRSAFSARTPMVV; translated from the exons ATGGACAGCAGCAAAGAAGACCCCAACAaactctcttcctctctccaaGACCCCACTCCCACCCAACCTCTCCTCTCCAAGCCTTATCCTCCTCCTCTAGACCACCCCGCATCACCCGTACCCGCTACCCTCCGCCCCACCACATCCCAACCCAGCGATGACCACTCCCAGCTCCTCCAGATCTCCTACAATTACGGCCCCCGCCCCTTCAAAGACTGGcccttcctcctcctcttctctctcctcatccTCGCCACCTTCGCTTTCGGCATCTTTGCCTCCGTCCACAGGAACCCCCACCACTCCCAAGTCTCCTCTTTTTTCTACAATTCCACCTCCTCCACTTGCGCCCTTCTCGAAGTTACACAACCCTCCTTTTTTAGCAACCCAATTTCGATTAACGCTTTAAAATCGAGTGTTTTGAAGAGCTTGATATGGACCCTTGTCATCACCTTAATTTTGAGCGTGCCCTTTGTTTTGTTTGTACTTTTGTTGCTCAAGCATTACACCAAGCAGCTAGTGTACATATCACTTCCTTTCTTTGTGATAGTTCCTGTGTTTCTGGATATCTACTGGTTTGTTGCTTGCCATGTCAGCTCTAGATGTAGCGAGGCTCTTCCTTTAGCCTATcgaattttgatttttgttttcataTTGCTGATAATTGGGGTGGTAATCTGGATTTTTGTAGTCAATTGGCATCGGATTGAGTTGACCATTAACATAATTGGGGTGGCTGCAAATGGGCTATGGCAGAATCTGGGGTTGTTTGGGGTGCTCCCAGGATTGACTTCGGGGTTATTTTTATATTATGCACCCATTGTCGTGTTCTTGGTTTTTGCTAGATTCAATGGGAAGATTGTGCCCAAGGAAAAGAATGGTGAATACTATTGTGTTTGGAAACAGGACGGTTGGGTACCCGCTTATTATGCCTTGGCCATTTTGACAATGCTTTGGTCTGCTACAGCAATGATTGAAGCTCAAGTTTATGTCATTAGTGGGACTATAGCTCAATGGTACTTCTCCAAGGATTATGATAGGCCCAAGAAAAGTTTAAGAAGCGCCTTGAG AAATGCATTTGGACCCTCCTCGGGCACGGTATGTTTATCTGGATTGCTTGTCGGTGTTGTTCGCTTTGTGCGAGCAATGGTTGACAATGCAAGGAATGAAGATGCTTCTGGAATTGTGAACCTAATCCTACGGTGCTGTGTGAATGCCCTAATGGCAGCATTTGACTTTCTTAATAAGTTCACTATAAACTTTGCAGCTATAACTGGTGAAGCTTACTGCACCTCTGCAAGGATGACCTATGAACTGTTGAAGCGCAATCTTCTCTCAGCCGCTTTTGTGGAGACTGTCTCCACTCGTGTTCTGGCAGGAATAATTTTTGTTCTTTCAGTACTATATGCTATAGTG GTCTGTCTTATAGTAAGAGCTGTTGGGCATCTTGGTGTGGAGGCGTACTTCGTTGCTGCTATGGCATGGCTACTGCTCTTGGTGGTGTTGGGCTTCTTTGTGCATGTGCTGGATAATGTGATTGACACCGTATATGTGTGCTATGCCATTGATAGGGACAAGGGTGATGTTTGTAAACAAGAGGTTCATGAAGTTTATGTTCACCTCCCAATAAGTAGGAGCCAGAGATCAGCGTTTAGTGCTAGAACACCAATGGTTGTATAG
- the LOC113731149 gene encoding actin-depolymerizing factor 5-like — protein MAMAFKMATTGMWVTEECKNSFMEMKWKKVHRFIVFKIDEGSRLVTVDKVGGPGEGYEQLAASLPKDDCRYAVFDFDFVTVDNCRKSKIFFIAWSPEESRIRAKMLYATSKDGLRRVLDGIHYEVQATDPTEMGMDVIQDRAK, from the exons ATGGCGATGGCTTTCAAAATG GCTACAACAGGGATGTGGGTAACGGAGGAATGCAAGAATTCGTTCATGGAGATGAAGTGGAAGAAGGTGCACAGATTCATAGTGTTCAAGATCGATGAAGGTTCTAGGTTGGTGACGGTGGACAAGGTGGGTGGACCTGGTGAAGGCTACGAACAACTTGCTGCCTCCCTGCCCAAAGACGACTGCCGTTATGCAGTCTTTGATTTCGACTTTGTCACCGTCGACAATTGCCGGAAGAGCAAGATTTTCTTCATCGCATG GTCTCCGGAGGAATCAAGAATTAGAGCAAAAATGCTGTACGCAACTTCAAAAGATGGACTGAGGAGAGTGCTGGATGGGATCCACTATGAAGTTCAGGCAACGGATCCGACCGAGATGGGGATGGACGTCATTCAGGATAGAGCCAAATGA
- the LOC113731151 gene encoding peptidyl-prolyl cis-trans isomerase CYP21-1-like: MGRDMSFLLQPRSLLILVVALVLIFFAFSFPQQEEEKVEEVHEITHRVFLDVDIDKQHVGRIVIGLYGQVVPKTAENFRALCTGKKGKAAKGKALRYKGTPFHRIIPGFMIQGGDIIYGNGRGNASIYGRTFPDENFKIKHSHAGIVSMVNSGPDSNGSQFFITTVKTYWLDGEHVAFGKVIEGMDTVFAIEGGAGTYSGKPRKKVIIVDSGEIPKSRWDEDNSNAATSMSG, from the exons ATGGGAAGGGATATGTCATTCTTATTGCAGCCCAGGAGTCTTCTGATCTTGGTTGTGGCTTTAGTTCTCATCTTTTTCGCTTTCTCCTTCCCTCAACAG GAAGAAGAGAAGGTGGAAGAGGTGCATGAAATTACTCACAGAGTCTTTTTGGATGTTGACATAGATAAACAACACGTAG GAAGAATTGTTATTGGATTGTATGGCCAAGTTGTACCAAAAACAGCAG aaaatttcagggCTTTGTGCACAG GGAAAAAGGGCAAGGCTGCCAAAGGAAAAGCTCTCCGTTATAAGGGAACACCATTTCATCGTATTATACCTGGATTTATGATTCAAGGTGGAGATATTATCTATGGTAATGGGAGGGGAAATGCATCTATTTACGGAAGGACCTTTCCTGATGAAAATTTCAAGATAAAACATTCACATGCAG GTATTGTTTCGATGGTGAATTCAGGACCTGATTCCAATGGATCACAATTCTTTATCACCACAGTCAAGACGTACTG GTTGGACGGAGAGCACGTTGCTTTTGGAAAAGTTATTGAAGGCATGGACACTGTTTTTGCGATAGAGGGTGGAGCAGGCACCTACAGTGGGAAACCCAGGAAGAAAGTAATTATTGTGGATTCTGGAGAGATACCTAAGAGCCGGTGGGATGAGGACAACAGCAATGCAGCCACTAGTATGTCGGGATGA
- the LOC113731148 gene encoding subtilisin-like protease SBT1.6 — protein MATSFPPPILLFFVILVITTVSKSIAVSPDQTPKTYIFRIDSSFKPTIFPTHYHWYTSEFTPSPTILHVYDKVFHGFSASLTPSQAASVLKHPSILAAFEDRRRHLHTTRSPQFLGLSNQRGLWSESDYGSDVIIGVFDTGIWPERRSFSDLNLGPVPARWKGVCQAGVRFTTKNCNRKIVGARFFSKGHEASPGFGGFGGGINETIEFKSPRDADGHGTHTASTAAGRHAFQASMEGYAAGIAKGVAPKARLAVYKVCWKGAGCFDSDILAAFDAAVTDGVDVISISIGGGDGVSSPYYLDPIAIGSYGAVARGVFVSSSAGNDGPNGMSVTNLAPWLTTVGAGTIDRNFPAYIILGDGRKLSGVSLYAGLQLDGKMYSVVYPGKSGVLATSLCMENSLEPSAVEGKIVICDRGSNPRVAKGLVVKKAGGVGMILANGASNGEGLVGDAHLLPTCAVGASEGDAIKAYAASHPNPTATINFGGTVVGIKPAPVVASFSARGPNGLNPEILKPDMIAPGVNILAAWTDAVGPTGLDLDTRKTEFNILSGTSMACPHVSGAAALLKSAHPDWSPAAIRSAMMTTATTIDNNFHPMIDEATGKPSTPYDYGAGHVNLGLAMDPGLVYDLTNSDYVNFLCAIEYGPKTIQVITRSPVNCPARKPLPENLNYPSIAAPFSSASTGVSSKTFFRTVTNVGEANAVYSVKVEAPKGVGVAVKPSKLVFTEKVRKLSYFVTVTADSKNLVIGDSGAVFGSLSWEDGKHVVRSPIVVTQIDPL, from the coding sequence ATGGCTACTTCATTTCCTCCTCCAATTCTCCTCTTTTTCGTAATACTTGTAATTACTACCGTCTCAAAGTCCATTGCCGTTTCACCTGATCAAACCCCCAAAACTTACATCTTCCGAATAGACAGCTCTTTTAAGCCCACCATTTTCCCAACCCACTACCACTGGTACACCTCCGAGTTCACCCCCTCTCCCACCATCCTCCATGTCTACGACAAAGTTTTCCACGGCTTCTCCGCCTCTTTAACTCCCTCCCAAGCCGCCTCTGTCCTCAAGCACCCTTCTATCCTCGCCGCTTTTGAGGACCGCCGCCGACATCTCCACACCACTCGCTCCCCTCAGTTTCTGGGCCTTAGCAACCAAAGGGGTCTCTGGTCCGAATCCGACTATGGCTCCGACGTTATTATTGGAGTGTTTGACACCGGAATTTGGCCCGAACGCCGGAGCTTCTCCGATCTGAACTTGGGCCCGGTCCCCGCTCGCTGGAAAGGTGTTTGCCAGGCCGGAGTGAGGTTCACCACCAAGAACTGCAACCGCAAAATTGTCGGAGCGAGATTTTTCTCCAAAGGCCACGAGGCTTCCCCTGGTTTTGGAGGGTTCGGGGGCGGGATTAATGAAACTATCGAGTTCAAGTCTCCCCGAGATGCCGACGGCCACGGGACCCACACCGCCTCCACCGCTGCTGGTCGGCATGCTTTTCAAGCTAGCATGGAGGGCTATGCTGCCGGGATAGCTAAAGGGGTAGCTCCCAAAGCTCGATTAGCAGTGTACAAAGTTTGCTGGAAGGGTGCCGGTTGCTTCGATTCGGACATTCTCGCCGCATTTGACGCTGCAGTCACCGATGGAGTCGACGTGATTTCCATCTCAATTGGTGGCGGTGACGGCGTTTCATCCCCTTATTATCTCGATCCAATCGCAATCGGATCGTACGGTGCCGTTGCGCGGGGCGTTTTTGTGTCGTCTTCAGCTGGAAATGATGGGCCGAATGGAATGTCCGTGACGAACCTCGCTCCCTGGCTCACCACCGTCGGAGCCGGCACCATTGATCGGAATTTCCCAGCTTATATTATCCTTGGCGACGGTAGGAAACTCTCCGGGGTGTCGCTGTACGCGGGGTTGCAACTGGACGGGAAAATGTACTCCGTAGTGTACCCCGGTAAATCCGGGGTACTGGCCACTTCACTGTGCATGGAGAATTCACTTGAGCCTAGCGCAGTGGAAGGAAAAATAGTGATTTGCGACCGGGGTAGTAATCCTAGAGTGGCCAAAGGACTAGTGGTGAAAAAGGCAGGAGGTGTGGGAATGATTCTGGCTAATGGGGCTTCCAACGGAGAAGGCCTTGTTGGAGATGCTCATTTGCTTCCAACTTGTGCAGTTGGTGCTTCAGAAGGTGACGCCATCAAAGCCTATGCCGCCTCCCATCCAAATCCCACTGCCACCATCAATTTCGGGGGCACCGTAGTTGGGATCAAACCGGCTCCCGTGGTGGCTTCTTTTTCAGCTAGAGGGCCCAACGGTTTGAACCCCGAGATACTGAAGCCGGACATGATAGCCCCTGGGGTTAATATCTTGGCTGCCTGGACTGATGCGGTCGGTCCAACGGGACTGGATTTGGATACTCGGAAGACCGAGTTCAACATCTTGTCGGGTACGTCCATGGCGTGTCCTCACGTGAGCGGCGCGGCGGCCTTGCTAAAATCCGCGCATCCTGATTGGAGTCCCGCTGCAATTAGGTCTGCTATGATGACTACTGCTACTACTATTGACAACAATTTTCATCCCATGATCGATGAGGCAACTGGGAAACCATCCACCCCCTACGATTATGGAGCTGGACACGTGAATCTCGGTCTCGCCATGGATCCAGGGCTCGTTTATGATTTAACCAATAGTGATTACGTGAATTTTCTATGTGCGATTGAGTATGGTCCCAAGACGATTCAGGTAATCACCAGATCACCGGTGAATTGCCCGGCGAGGAAGCCGTTGCCTGAGAACCTGAACTATCCCTCAATTGCTGCACCGTTTTCGAGTGCCTCCACGGGGGTTTCCAGCAAGACCTTTTTCAGGACAGTGACGAACGTCGGGGAAGCAAATGCAGTCTACAGCGTGAAGGTGGAGGCACCCAAGGGGGTCGGTGTTGCTGTGAAGCCCTCAAAACTTGTGTTCACGGAGAAAGTGAGGAAATTGAGCTACTTTGTGACGGTCACCGCGGACAGTAAGAATCTGGTGATTGGTGATTCCGGTGCTGTTTTCGGCTCACTTTCTTGGGAGGATGGAAAGCATGTGGTGCGGAGCCCCATTGTGGTGACTCAAATTGATCCCCTGTAA